Proteins encoded within one genomic window of Salipaludibacillus agaradhaerens:
- a CDS encoding PTS lactose/cellobiose transporter subunit IIA encodes MDYQETIMGIIVNGGNARSKSMEAISEAKEGNYDQARKKIDEAAQDLAKAHRVQTDLIQGEARGENTDVTLLMVHAQDHLMNAMTVKDMANEFIALYEKNDESR; translated from the coding sequence ATGGACTATCAAGAGACAATTATGGGGATTATCGTGAATGGCGGTAATGCCCGCAGTAAATCAATGGAAGCAATATCAGAGGCCAAAGAAGGTAACTATGATCAAGCAAGAAAAAAAATAGACGAGGCAGCGCAGGATTTAGCCAAGGCTCATCGGGTGCAGACGGATCTAATTCAAGGAGAGGCGAGAGGAGAAAATACAGATGTGACTCTTCTTATGGTTCACGCTCAGGATCATTTAATGAACGCAATGACTGTAAAAGATATGGCCAATGAATTTATTGCGCTGTATGAAAAAAATGATGAGAGTCGATAA